A single Triticum dicoccoides isolate Atlit2015 ecotype Zavitan chromosome 2A, WEW_v2.0, whole genome shotgun sequence DNA region contains:
- the LOC119358359 gene encoding cysteine protease 1-like: MAGRGAAVAVVALVVFLVFFAASSSAAAAHVDDAAEHGARGLTRRTEADVRAMFDAWLARHGRSYNALAEYVRRFRAFRDNLDFVDAHNARAAQRGGFRLGMNRFADLTNAEFRAAYLGAGAAGRARNAVGDRYRYHAEDVLPQSVDWREKGAVAPVKNQGRCGSCWAFSTVAAVEGVNKIVTGDLVKLSEQELVDCSRNGQNSGCNGGIMDDAFDFIVRNGGIDTAEDYPYTAKEGKCDLAKKARKVVSIDGFEDVPADDEASLMKAVAHQPVSVAIEAGGREFQLYESGVFTGRCGTELDHAVLAVGYGTEVDGGKGFWLVRNSWGPGWGEGGYIRMERNVTASSGKCGIAMFASYPVKNGPNPKPAPPAPEEKCDRYSSCPAGSTCCCTYGVRSVCLAWGCCPAEGATCCRDGATCCPSEYPVCNAGSRTCAKSKGSPYTVDALPRTPAKRRRTAVSDLVDSIFSI, translated from the coding sequence atggcaggTCGCGGTGCGGCCGTGGCCGTGGTGGCCTTGGTGGTGTTCCTCGTCTTCTTCGCCGCCTCCTCGTCTGCAGCCGCCGCGCACGTCGACGACGCCGCGGAGCATGGTGCGCGCGGTCTGACGCGCCGCACGGAGGCTGATGTGCGGGCGATGTTCGACGCGTGGCTGGCGCGGCACGGCCGCTCCTACAACGCGCTCGCCGAGTACGTCCGCCGGTTCCGCGCGTTCCGGGACAACCTCGACTTCGTCGACGCGCACAACGCTCGCGCCGCGCAGCGCGGCGGGTTCCGCCTCGGGATGAACCGCTTCGCCGACCTCACCAACGCCGAGTTCCGCGCCGCCTACCTcggcgccggcgccgctggcaGGGCTCGCAACGCCGTCGGCGATCGCTACAGGTACCATGCCGAGGACGTGCTGCCGCAGTCCGTGGACTGGAGGGAGAAGGGCGCGGTCGCGCCCGTCAAGAACCAGGGCCGGTGCGGGAGCTGCTGGGCGTTCTCCACGGTCGCCGCCGTGGAAGGCGTCAACAAGATCGTCACCGGGGACCTCGTGAAGCTGTCGGAGCaggagctcgtggactgctcacGCAACGGGCAGAACAGCGGGTGCAACGGCGGCATCATGGACGACGCCTTCGACTTCATCGTCCGGAACGGCGGCATCGACACCGCGGAGGACTACCCCTACACCGCCAAGGAGGGCAAGTGCGACCTCGCCAAGAAGGCCCGCAAGGTCGTCTCCATCGACGGCTTCGAGGACGTGCCCGCAGACGACGAGGCGTCGCTGATGAAGGCCGTGGCGCACCAGCCGGTGAGCGTCGCCATCGAGGCCGGCGGGCGCGAGTTCCAGCTCTACGAGTCCGGGGTCTTCACGGGCCGGTGCGGCACGGAGCTAGACCACGCCGTTCTGGCCGTGGGCTACGGCACGGAGGTGGACGGCGGCAAGGGCTTCTGGCTCGTGCGCAACTCGTGGGGTCCGGGCTGGGGCGAGGGCGGCTACATCCGGATGGAGCGCAACGTAACGGCAAGCTCCGGCAAGTGCGGCATCGCCATGTTCGCGTCCTACCCTGTCAAGAACGGGCCCAACCCGAAGCCGGCACCACCGGCGCCGGAGGAGAAGTGCGACCGCTACAGCTCGTGCCCGGCGGGAAGCACGTGCTGCTGCACGTACGGCGTGAGGAGCGTGTGCCTTGCGTGGGGATGCTGCCCGGCCGAGGGCGCCACCTGTTGCAGGGACGGGGCGACCTGCTGCCCGTCGGAGTACCCCGTCTGCAACGCTGGGAGCCGCACCTGCGCCAAGAGCAAGGGAAGTCCGTACACCGTGGATGCGCTGCCCCGGACTCCAGCAAAGCGACGGAGGACGGCGGTCTCAGATCTTGTTGATTCGATCTTTTCGATCTAG